Within Massilia litorea, the genomic segment CGAGAGCGCCGCCGGGAAAAGCGCGAATGCCAGCGCCGCCGTCGCCGCCCTGGCCGGCACCACCAGCGAAGCAGAAGGCGCGCGCATCCTGGCCACCCTGAGCGCGATCCAGGCCAAATTCCTGCCGGGCGAGCAAGCATTTGCGAAACTGGTACTGGACGACCGCAAGGACGAAGCGATGGCGAAATTCATGTACGTCCTGCGGCCCCAGCAAACCCAGTATTTCGAACAGCTCGACCGTTTTATTGCTTACCAGAACGCCGCGATGACGGCCGCCGCCGACGCCGCTGCCGCCGTCACCCGCCGCACCCAGCTGCTGGTACTGATCCTGGCCGTGGCCGCCGCCGCCATCTCGCTGGGCGTGGCCTGGCTGTCCACGCGCAGTATCGTGCGACCGTTGCGCCACGTGGTCAAGGTTGCGCGCCGCGTCGCCGATGGCGACCTGACCAGCGAGATCCGGGTCGAGACGCGCGACGAAACCGGGCAGATGATGGGCGCCCTGCGCCACATGAACGACAGCCTGCAGCGCATCGTCGCCGACGTGCGCGTCAGCACCGAAGCGATGGCGGCCAGCTCGAGCCAGATCGCCAGCGGCAACATCGACCTCTCGGTGCGCACCGAACAGCAGGCTGCTTCGCTCGGCCACACGGCCGACGCGATGCGCGAACTGACCGACACCGTCCAGCAGAATGCCGACAACGCGCGCCAGGCGAACGCCCTCGCGGCCCAGGCCTCGACCGTGGCCGCGCGCGGCGGCGCGGTGGTCGAGCAGGTGGTCGACACCATGGGCTCGATCACGAAGTCCTCGCAGCGCATCGTCGACATCATCGGCGTCATCGATTCGATTGCCTTCCAGACAAATATCCTGGCCCTGAATGCGGCGGTCGAGGCGGCGCGCGCGGGCGAGCAGGGACGCGGCTTCGCAGTCGTCGCTTCGGAAGTACGCAGCCTGGCCCAGCGCTCGGCGGCCGCCGCCAGGGAAATCAAGCTGCTGATCGGCGATTCCAGCGACAAGGTCAAGGAGGGCAGCCTGCTGGTCGAGCAGGCCGGCGCGACCATGCGCGAGGTCGTCGACAGCGTGCGCCGCGTCACCGACATCATGGCCGAGATCACGGCCGCCAGCGTCGAGCAGAGCGCGGGCATCGCCCAGGTCAGCCGGAACGTGGTCGACATGGACCAGGGCACCCAGGAAAACGCGGCCCTGGTCGAGGAAGCGGCCGCCGCCGCGGCCTCGATGCAGGAGCAGGCGGCGCAGCTGGCCCGCGCCGTCAGCATTTTTAAGTTGACGGCGCCGGCTGAACTACCTGCGCTGGGCGCAGCAAGCACGCCGCGCCGCCTGCCGGCGCCAGCCGCAGCAAACGAATAACAAGTATGACCAACAGGAGACTGCATGACCCTTATCAAGACCACTATCCTTGCCTGCGCCGCCCTGACACTTGCCTGCAGCGCCCAGGCCGCCATCGACGTCAACGGCATCAAGTTCGAGGATCTCGCTAAAGTCGGCGGCAAGGAGCTGAAACTGAACGGCGCCGGCATGCGCACCAAGCTCGTCATCAAGGTCTATGCGGCCGGGCTGTATCTGCCGGAAAAGAAAACGGCTGTGGCCGACATCTTGAAAATGGACGGTCCGCGCCGCGTGACCCTGGTGATGGCGCGCGACATCGCTTCGGAAGACCTCGGCAAAGCCTTCATGGACGGCATCAACGAAAACCTGGACAAGGCGGAGAAGGCGAAGATCGTCAACCAGATCTTAAAATTCGGCGAAATGTTCGCTGCGGTCGACGACATCAAAAAGGGCGATGTCCTGCACATGGACTGGATCCCGGGCACGGGTACGGTCTGCGAGCTGAACGGCAAACGTATCGGCGACACGGTGTCGGATGTGAATTTCTATAATGCCGTGCTGCGCATCTGGCTGGGAGACAAACCGGTCGACCGTTCGCTGAAACCGGCATTGCTGGGCGACGCGCGCTAAAGCAGCGTCGATGAAATAAAAACGCGGCGCCGGGTAACCGGAGGCCGCGTTTTTTTATTGGGCAGGGTGTTTATTTCAAGCGCCGACGCCGGCGGAAGGCTGACGGCGTGGGGTGCGCGGGCGAACGGTCAGCACCAGGGCACGCAGCAGGCCGGAAAGCAGGGGACGGAAAAACATCAGCAGGCTGGCCAGCAAAGACAGCACCAATGCGGCGCGCACGAGTTCGGCAACCGGCAGCATCGGCAGAGACAAGTGAGTAAGAGCGTCGACAAACGGCATGGACTGGCTTTATTTTTAACTACAAGATGTTGTTTTTAAGAACTATACTGCATTGCAACATATAAATCTAATTCCGTTTACTGATGTGCCTTATATTGATTGTGAATGAAATCGGGTACACTTTGACGCAGACCAATAGCAACCCGATAGACGCCAACGAGACCGCCATGAGCTTCCTGACCCTGGATCTGAACCTGCTGCGCGTGTTCGACGCAGTCATGACCGAACAAAATTTAACGCGCGCTGCCGGCCATCTCGCCATGACGCAGCCGGCGGTATCGAACGCGATCAAACGCCTGCGCGAGAGCCTGGGCGACGAACTCCTGATCCGCACCGCCTATGGCGTGAAACCGACGCCGCGCGCGGAAGCGCTGTGGCCATCCGTGCGCGCGGCCCTGGCCTCGCTGGAAGCGGCGGTGATGCCGGAAACCTTCGACGTCTCGAAAGCGCAAGCGACCTTCAGGATGGCAATGGCCGACGCCACCGCCGCCTATTGGTTGCCGTCGCTCATGCGTTCGATCGAAAGCGAGGCGCCGGGGGTGAACATCCGCATGGTGCCGCTGACGACGCGCGAACCGCGTCCGATGCTGCTGCGCGGCGATATCGACCTCGCCGTCGGCTTTTTCCCGGGCGTGGCGGCGCAGCTGTCGTATGAGACCGGGTCGCCGATTCACCACGAGCGCCTGTATTCCGGCCAATATGTGTGCGTGATGCGCAAGAACCACCCGCTCGCCGGCAACAAGCTCGACCTCGACACCTATTGCAAGGCGAACCATTTACTCGTGAGTTTCTCCGGCCGCGCGCACGGCCTGGTCGACGAAGCGCTGGCGCAAATCGGCCGCGAGCGCCGCATTTTACTGACCGTGAACCAGTTTTTTACCGCGGGACGGGTGGTGGCGAATTCGGATTTGATTACCGTGCTGCCGAAGCACCTGATGGTCTCGACCGGCATGACGGAATCGCTGGTCTGGCGCGAACTGCCGTTCGCCCTGCCGGCCGTGCACCTGGACATGCTCTGGCACGAACGCGACGGCCGCAGCCCGGCGCACCGCTGGTTGCGGAATAACCTGGAATCGACGGCGGCGCAGGCGACGGCGCCGAAGGGCGAGCGCGTCGCCGCCTGATCGAGGGCGGCAAGCTTGACTGAAGCGACGAAGTCAGCGGATCGGCAGCTTCGTCGTATTTTTCACTTCTTCCATCACCGCATAGGTGTGCGTCTCGCGCACGCCCTTCTGCAACAAGGTTTTTCCCAGGAATTCGCGGTAGGCCGCCATGTCCTTGACGCGCGCTTTCACGAGATAGTCGAAGCCGCCGGCCACCATATGGCATTCCAGCACTTCCGGGATCAGCTGCACGCTCTGTTTAAACGCATCGAACACTTCCGGCGTGGTGCGGTCGAGCACAACTTCAATAAAAACCAGCAGTGACACATCCAGCAGTTGCGGATTCAACTGGGCCGTGTATCCCATGATGTAGCCGGACTCGTGCAGTTTGCGCACGCGCTCGAGGCAGGCTGCCGGCGACAGGTTCACCCGGGTGGCGAGCTCGACATTGCTGATGCGGCCGTCGTTCTGCAACTCGGCGAGAATTTTTTTCGATATCTTGTCCAGCATGCCGTCTCTCCTGGGCGTAAATATTATTTGGTCGAATTCTCGCACCAAAAACTATCTATTGCTAGTGCCCCGTAAAAACAGAATTAATCCAGAAGAAATCCTTCTACAATCAAACGATTGAAGCACGTACCAAAACGCGCCGGCTGCCCCTGCAGACTGGCGCGTTTTGCTGTGCGCCCCTTGACCTACCCTGATAAGACCACCATGCAGATCGCCGCCAATTCGGCCACCACCTTCGTTCCGTTCGACGCGTTTCAGGCCGAAATCAAGCCGGACCAATCTCCCTTGCGTGCCGCCATCACGGCCGCCTACCGGCGCGACGAAAACGAAGCCGTCAACTGGCTGCTGGCGCAAGGCGCGCGGCCGAGTGCGGACGCGAAACCGCTGGCGCACCGACTGGTCTCCGCCGTGCGCGCCAAACGCACGCGCGCTTCCGGCGTCGATGCCCTGATGCACGAATTCTCGCTATCGTCGGAAGAGGGCGTTGCCCTGATGTGCCTGGCCGAAGCGCTGCTGCGTATTCCCGACAGCGCCACCGCCGACCGCCTGATCGCCGATAAAATCAGCCGCGGCGACTGGCGCAGCCACCTGGGCGAATCGCCCTCCCTGTTCGTGAACGCCGCGACCTGGGGCCTGCTCATTACCGGCAAGCTGGTCTCGAGCAACAGCGAACGCGGCCTCGGTTCGGCCATGACGCGCTTGATCGCCAAGGGCGGCGAACCGCTGATCCGCAAGGGCGTCGACCTCGCCATGCGTATGCTCGGCAACCAGTTCGTAACCGGCCAGACGATCGACGAAGCCCTCAAAAACAGCCAGCCCAACGAGGCACGCGGTTATCAATACTCGTACGACATGCTGGGCGAAGCGGCGCTGACGGAAGCAGACGCGCAAAGCTATTACGCCTCGTATGAAAAGGCGATCCATGCGATCGGCAAGGCCTCGAATGGGCGCGGCATCAAGGACGGTCCCGGCATTTCCATTAAACTGTCGGCCCTGCACCCGCGCTACAGCCGCGCCCAGCATGCGCGCGTGATGAGCGAACTGCTGCCGCGCGTGCGCAGCCTGGTCTTGCTCGCGAAGGGCTACGACATCGGCATCAATATCGATGCGGAAGAAGCGGACCGCCTCGAGATCTCGCTCGACATGCTGGAAGCCCTCGCTTTCGACGCCGAGCTGGCCGGTTTCGAAGGCATCGGCCTGGTGGTGCAGGGTTATCAAAAACGCTGCCCCTTCGTGATCGACTACGTGATCGATCTGGCGAAACGCAGTGGCCGCAAGTTCATGGTGCGTTTAGTAAAGGGGGCGTATTGGGATGCCGAGATCAAGCGCGCGCAAGTGGACGGCATGCCGGGCTATCCGGTGTACACGAGAAAGGTGTACACGGACGTGTCCTATTTGACTTGCGCTCGTAAACTGCTGGGCGCAACAGACCTGATCTACGCCCAGTTCGCGACCCACAATGCCCATACCTTGTCCGTGATCTACACCTGGGCCAAGGAAAGCGGCGTCGAGAACTATGAATTCCAGTGCCTGCACGGCATGGGAGAAACCCTGTACGACCAGGTCGTCGGCAAGGAAAATTTGAATAAGACCTGCCGCATCTATGCGCCGGTCGGTTCGCACGAAACCCTGCTCGCCTACCTCGTGCGCCGCCTGCTGGAAAATGGCGCGAATTCTTCGTTCGTGAACCAGATCGTCGACGAAAAGGTCGCGATCGAAACCCTGTTAAACGATCCGTTCGAGGTGGCGCGCGCCAGCGGCGGCCTGCCGCACACGGGCATTGCCCTGCCGCGCGCGCTGTTCGGCGGCGAACGTCACAATTCGGCCGGCATCGACCTGACGAATGAGGATGCGTTGCGCGTCCTCGGTACCGAACTGTCGCGCCAGCGTGTTTATGAAGCGGCGCCGCTGATCGCCGGCAAGGTCGACGGGGCGGACACGCTGCCGGTGCGCAACCCGGCCCAAAACGCCGACCTCGTCGGCCAAGTGCAGGAAGCCTCGACAAGCGACGTCGAAACGGCGCTGGCCGCCGCTACCGCTTTTACGAGCGAGTGGAACAGCAGCGCCAACCGCGAGCGCGCGGCAATGCTCGACCGCGTGGCCGACTTGTTCGAAGCCAATTGCGCCGAGCTGATGGCCCTGGCCGTGCGCGAAGCGGGCAAATCGCTGCCGAATGCGATCGCCGAAATCCGCGAAGCCGTCGACTTTTTGCGCTATTACGGTGCCCAGATCAAGGACGTGCCGGCTGCCGAGGCGCTGGGCCCGGTCACCTGCATCAGCCCCTGGAACTTCCCGCTTGCGATTTTCACGGGCCAGGTCGCCGCGGCGCTGGCCGCCGGTAACGTCGTGCTGGCGAAACCGGCGGAACAGACGCCCCTGATCGCGCACCGCGCCGTCGAACTGTTTTACCAAGCAGGCATTCCGCGCGCCGCGCTGCAATTGCTGCCGGGCCGCGGCGAAGTCGTCGGCGCCGCCCTCACGGCGGATCCGCGTATAAAAGGCGTGATTTTTACGGGGTCGACCGAAGTCGCCCAGCTGATCAACCGCACGCTGGCCAAACGCGGAGAGAACGAGGGCATCGACATCCCGCTGGTGGCGGAAACCGGCGGCCAGAACGCCTTGATCGTCGACTCTTCGGCCTTGCCCGAGCAGGTCGTGCAGGACGTGTTGAGCTCGGCTTTCGATTCCGCCGGCCAGCGCTGCTCGGCGCTGCGCGTCCTGTTCCTGCAGGAACACATTGCCGACAAGACGATCCGGATGCTGAAAGGTGCCTTGCAGGAGTTGCGCGTCGGTAGCCCGGACCGCCTGGCGACCGACATCGGTCCGGTGATCGACCAGGAGGCCCAGCGCAACCTGCTGGCCCACATCGAGCGTACCAAAGCCACCGCGAAACAGCATTTCGCGCTCGACTTGCCGGCCTCCGTTACTTCGCAAGGCACCTTCGTGCCGCCGACCGTGCTGGAAATCGGTTCGCTGGCGGAACTGAAGCACGAAGTCTTCGGTCCGGTGCTGCACATCGTGCGTTACCGCCGCGCCGACCTGAATCAGGTCGTCGATGCGATCAATGCCACCGGGTACGGCCTGACCCTGGGCGTGCACTCGCGCATCGACGAGACCATCGATTTCATCAGGGGCCGCGCCCACGTCGGCAACATCTACGTGAACCGGAATATCGTCGGCGCCGTCGTCGGCGTGCAGCCCTTCGGTGGCGAGGGCAAATCCGGCACCGGCCCGAAGGCGGGCGGTCCGCTCTACATCAAGCGCCTGCAGCGCCAGGCGGCGCCCTTGCCGGTGCACGGCACGGCGGCGTATGCGGCCCTCGCGGCGCTGCAAGTCTGGGCGCGTGCCAATGGCCACGAGGACATCGTTGCCCTGGGCGATATCTATGCCCGCAGCCAGCTGAACGGCACCACGCTCGCCTTGCCGGGTCCGACCGGAGAGAAAAACAGCTTGTCCTTCCATGCACGGGGCGTCGTCCTGTGTGCGGCGCGCTCCACGAAGGGCATGCTGAACCAGCTGGCCGCCACCATGGCGACGGGCAATCGCGCCTTCGTGCTGGCGGGCAGCCAGGTTGCGATGCCCGAAGAACTGCCGCCGGAAGTCAAGGACCGCATCCGTTTTATTGGCGCGGCGGAAGTGGACAACTGTGCATTCGAGATCGCGCTGGTGGAAAGCGGCCTGCAGGGCAGCCTGCGCTCGCAGCTGGCGGCACGTCCGGGCGCGATCGTCGGCATCGTCGATACCGATGCAGTATCTGCCGTTCCCGTGTGGCGCCTGGTGGCGGAACGCGCACTGTGCGTCAACACGACTGCGGCTGGCGGCAACGCAAGCCTCATGACCCTGGGGCTGTAATCATGTAGTGAGCTTTTTCAACTGGAGGAAGACATGTTAGTTGGCGTTCCAAAAGAGATCAAAAACCACGAGTACCGGGTCGGCCTGACCCCGCCTTCCGTGCACGAGCTGGTCGCACGGGGGCATCAAGTGATTGTCCAGAAGAACGCCGGTACCGAGATCGGCCTCCTTGACGAGCAATACGTGGCGGCCGGCGCCACCATCGTCGACACGGCCCAGGAGATCTTTGCCCGTGCCGAGATGATCGTCAAGGTCAAGGAACCGCAACCGGGCGAATGCGCGATGCTGCGCGAAGGGCAGATCCTGTACACCTATCTGCACCTGGCGCCGGATCCGGAGCAGACGGCGGCCCTGGTGCGATCGAAGGCGGTCTGCATTGCCTACGAGACGATCACTGGTCCCGGCGGCGGCTTGCCGCTGCTGGCGCCGATGAGCGAAGTGGCGGGGCGGATGTCGATCCAGGCCGGCGCGGCCCATCTGGAAAAATCGAAGGGCGGCATGGGCCTGCTGCTGGGCGGCGTACCGGGCGTGGCGCCGGGTCACATCGTGATCATCGGCGCCGGCGTGGTCGGCACCAATGCGCTGCAGATGGCGGTCGGCACCGGTGCCCGCGTTACCGTGCTCGATAAAAACATCGAGCGCCTGCGCCAGCTGGACCTGGTGTACGGCAACCGCATCGCCACCGTGTATTCGACGGGACACGCGATCGAGGAAGCGGTGCTGGCGGCCGATCTCGTGATCGGCGGTGTGCTGGTACCGGGTGCGGCCGCGCCGAAGCTGGTCACGCGCAGCATGATTTCAAAAATGAAAAAGGGGGCAGTCGTGGTCGATGTGGCGATCGACCAGGGCGGCTGCTTCGAGACCTCGCATGCGACGACCCACGCCGACCCGACTTTCGTCGTCGACGGTGTAATCCACTACTGCGTGGCGAACATGCCGGGCGCCGTGGCCCGTACCTCGACTTTCGCACTGAACAACGCGACGATCGGCCATGCGCTGGCGCTGGCCAGTAAAGGCTGGCGCCGCGCCTTGCTGGACGACGCCCACCTGCGCCAGGGTTTAAATGTCTGCCAGGGCAAGGTCACCTATGAAGCCGTGGCCAAGACCCTGGGCTACGATTACGTGCCCGCCGATTCCCTGCTGGCCTGATCGCTTATTTTCACATCCTGCGCCTGCAGGCAAAAGCGCCTGACGATGTAACAGGCATATACCGCGGCCACCGATTTTACGAAACGTAAAAAATCGGTGGCCGCGTTTTCATTGGCGTTGTCCGAAATCGTCCGGATCACGGCGCAAGGCACGTCAAGCTCATGGCAGACCTGGGCCACTGCCGCCCCTTCCATTTCCACCGCCACCAGCCCGGGTAAAGCGGCATTCAAGCCGTTGATGTGCTCGCGGTCATCAATAAACTGGTCGCCGCTGGCGATCAGGCCGCGGTGAATCCTCGGCCGGGTCAGCCTGAACACCGCTTTTTCATCCGCTGCGATCGCTTCCATGAAATCTTCGTCGAGGAAAGAGGAGGCGGCGTCAAACAGGCGCGAGGCCAGCTGGTGGTCGGCGGGGAAATGCGTCAAGCCGAGCAAGGGGACTTCGAAGCGTGGAAACAGGGGACTGGCATCCATGTCGTGCTGGACCAGCGATTCGGCCACCACGATGTCGCCCACGTTCACCGTTTTGTCGCCGCTACCTGCCACACCCGTAAACAGGATGTGGGTAACTCCGAACTTCTCCACAAGCGTGGTGGTCGTCACCGCGGCGGCAACCTTGCCTATACGCGACAGAACGCACACAGCGTCGATTTCCCACAGCTGTCCGACCCAGTACTCGCGTTGACCATGGATGAGCTTGTAGGGGCTCTGCATGGCTTCCACGAGCCCCTGCTGTTCTTCGGACAGCGCGCTGATGATCCCGAGACGCATTTTTTGACGGTTTTCCAAGCTGGTGAAAGTGAAAAAAGGCGTTTTTCAGCCGTGGATCAGGGTAAACACCGCTTGTCCACGCTGTTCGCGCTTTTCTCTGTTTACAGTAATAAAGGTATGTATACAGATTGGTAGTGATAGTAAACGCCTGTTTTTCTGTGGATAAGACGGGTTTACTCCACAAGATCAGCAGTTTAGGTCGACCTAAACGAGCTGGACAAGGATTGTATCGAGCCTGCACCGATGTTGGAAAAAAAACGTCGGCTTGTCAGTAAACGGTGTTCTGCACATCGGGTCCTGTGGATATGCAAGGGCTTGTCCACAGCCGGGATAGCTTTCACCGCGCTTTTAGCCTGGATACGGTCTGGACAGGGATACGGCCAACCGGTTTTGAGGAAAACGGGGTCCTCATGATCCTTGACGCGATCGTTTTCGCCATCGCCATCGGCATGTTGCTTTCTGCCAAACCATTGAGCAGCCGAACAGCGGCAGCTTGGCGTTCAGTCCGGAACGCATGCGAACCGATTTTTTTTCCAAGCGCTTGTAAGTCGAAGTCTTGTCTTCAGAGAAACCGGTCGCGTTTTTTTTCCTGCCAAACCTTTCAGTTGTCGATAGCAGATGGCTCGTCTCCTGGCCAGGAGCCGGCGCGAGCCGGTTTTCACACACGCTTCGCTTCATCTATTTAATTAAATAAGGATGTATACAAATTGGTAGTAGTAGTAAACGAGGCGGTTTACTGTGGATAAGCCGGCTTTTCTCCACAGTCTCAAGGGTTTACGCGCGTTTCGATGTCCTGAACAAGCCCTGTATCGCGCTTGCACCGAAGGTGTACAGATTTTGCGGCGTGCGGATTCGCACTGCTTCTGCACATTCGCTCCTGTGGATATACATGGGTTTGTCCACAGCCGCCTGGCCATGCAGGAAGGGGTTTCCTCGAGTGCAGGGACTGGCAGGCAGGAGAGGCGGGTCAAGGCAGGGGCGGTTTCGTAAAACTTGTCGTGCCAGGATGGATCTGATGCAAGGGGCCAACAGTTCGGGCAGGGAACAAAAAAAATTTTTTGCGAACCCGCGGCCTGCGCGTTCTCAGGTTTACAACCAAAATAGGTATACAAGGATAGTAGTAGTGTTAACAACTGGCGTTTTCTGTGGATAAGCCGGTTAACGGATGAGAAATCATCGGTTTACGCGCGGTATAAGCCTGTGATGGCGGCTGTATCGTTGCGGTGACAAATCTGGACAAGATTTTGGCGTCCACAAAAAAACGGGTTTCTGCACAATCCGTTCCTGTGGATATCAAGAAGCTTATCCACAGATGCGCCTCTGGCTTTACGGTGACGATCTGGTAAGCTTGCCTTGGTGAATTGAAAACCGCATTGAAAACCCACTCGACAATGGAGGCGGACATGGGAATCGACGACTTGTTCCAGATACCGGTCATCCAGGGCCCGATGGCGGGCGGCGCTTGCACGCCGGAGCTGGTGGCCGCCGTGTCGAATGCCGGCGCGCTCGGCGCCTTGCCCTGCTCGCTGCTGTCTCCGGCGACGATCGAGGAGCAGGTGGCGCGCATCCGCACACTCACCAGCCGCCCCATCATGCTGAATTTCTTCGTGCAGGGCAAACCGGCCCCGAGCGAAGAAGAAGTCGGCAAGGCCGTCGAACTGCTGCGCCCGGTCTGGGAAAGCCTGGGCTGGAACACGCTGCCGCTGCCAACCAAATGGTGCGAGGATTTCGAGGCCCAGTTCGAGTGCTTGTTGACATTACGTCCGCCGGCCGTCAGTTTCACTTTCGGCATCCTGGAAGCCGTCCAGGTCGAGCGCCTGCATGGGGCCGGCATCCGCGTGATCGGCACCGTGACCACGGTCGAGGAAGCGCTGGCCTGGCAAGCGATCGGCGCCGATGCGGTGGTCGCGTCCGGAATCGAGGCAGGCGGACACCGCGGCACGTTTTTGGGACCCCAGCAAGATGCGACCTTGCCGGCGGCCGAACTCTGGCCGGCCGTCGTCGCGGCCGTTCAGATCCCGGTGATTGCCGCCGGCGGCATCATGACGGGAACGGACATCAAGCGGGCCCTTCAACTGGGCGCGCGCGCCGTGCAGATGGGCACTGCCTTCCTCGTGACCGACGAAGCCGCGCTGCATCCTGCCTACAAGGCGCGCCTGCTCTCCGGCGAAGGGACGACAAAGCTGACGCGCAGTTTTTCGGGGCGCTACGCACGCGGCATCGAGAACGGCTTCATGCGGCAGATGGCAAGTGTAGAGCCGCTCGTTCCCCCGTATCCGATCCAGAATGCGCTGACCGGCAGCATTCGCGCCGCGGCAGCCAAAAGCGGCGACACGGAACTCATGTCGATGTGGTGCGGCACCGAATTTGCCCGGGCGCGGCCCATGCCGGCTCGTCAATTGATCGAATTGCTGGCATCCGAATTGCAGTCCTGAGGAGACGACAAGCGTGGAATCGGCTGGAGAATACGACTACATCATCGTTGGGGCCGGTACCGCGGGCTGCGTCCTGGCGAATCGCCTGACCCAGGACAAGCAGATCGAGGTCCTGCTGATCGAAGCAGGGGCACGGGACGACTATTTGTGGATCCACATTCCCGTCGGCTACCTGCACTGCATCGGCAATCCACGCACCGACTGGCTGTTCAATACCGAACCGGATCCCGGCCTGAATGGCCGCGCACTGATCTACCCGCGCGGTAAAGTGCTGGGCGGGAGCTCCTCGATCAACGGCATGATCTATATGCGCGGCCAACAGCAGGATTACGAGCGTTGGGCGGACAGTTGCGGCGACGATTCCTGGCGCTGGAACCACGTGCTGCCGCTGTTTAAAAAAAGCGAAGACCATCATCGGGGCGCCAGCGACGTCCACGGCGCCGGCGGAGAATGGCGTGTTGAAAAACAGCGGCTGTCCTGGAAAATCCTGGATGCGTTTCGCGATGCCGCAGCCGAGGTCGGCATCGAAAAGGTCGACGATTTCAATACCGGCGACAATGCCGGCAGCTCCTATTTCGAGGTCAACCAGCGCCGCGGCATCCGCCTGAATACCGCGAAGGCCTTTCTGAAACCGGCGGCCCAGCGGCCGAATCTGACCATCATGACGGGCTGCCACGTCGAGCGCCTGCTGCTGGAGACGACGGACGCCGGACCTGTCTGCCGCGGCGTGCAATTTAGCGGCGGCGGCAAAGCGCACACGGCAAAGGCGCGC encodes:
- a CDS encoding 5'-methylthioadenosine/adenosylhomocysteine nucleosidase gives rise to the protein MRLGIISALSEEQQGLVEAMQSPYKLIHGQREYWVGQLWEIDAVCVLSRIGKVAAAVTTTTLVEKFGVTHILFTGVAGSGDKTVNVGDIVVAESLVQHDMDASPLFPRFEVPLLGLTHFPADHQLASRLFDAASSFLDEDFMEAIAADEKAVFRLTRPRIHRGLIASGDQFIDDREHINGLNAALPGLVAVEMEGAAVAQVCHELDVPCAVIRTISDNANENAATDFLRFVKSVAAVYACYIVRRFCLQAQDVKISDQASRESAGT
- a CDS encoding NAD(P)H-dependent flavin oxidoreductase, producing MGIDDLFQIPVIQGPMAGGACTPELVAAVSNAGALGALPCSLLSPATIEEQVARIRTLTSRPIMLNFFVQGKPAPSEEEVGKAVELLRPVWESLGWNTLPLPTKWCEDFEAQFECLLTLRPPAVSFTFGILEAVQVERLHGAGIRVIGTVTTVEEALAWQAIGADAVVASGIEAGGHRGTFLGPQQDATLPAAELWPAVVAAVQIPVIAAGGIMTGTDIKRALQLGARAVQMGTAFLVTDEAALHPAYKARLLSGEGTTKLTRSFSGRYARGIENGFMRQMASVEPLVPPYPIQNALTGSIRAAAAKSGDTELMSMWCGTEFARARPMPARQLIELLASELQS